In the Streptomyces fradiae ATCC 10745 = DSM 40063 genome, one interval contains:
- a CDS encoding acyl-CoA carboxylase subunit epsilon: protein MRHHLRIVHGSPTSVELAAVTAVLSALALGGHAPGHSHRRDHRPRRAYWDLHWNPHPVPHSWCARGARAPFPGR, encoded by the coding sequence ATGCGCCATCACCTGCGGATAGTTCACGGTTCACCGACGAGCGTGGAGCTCGCCGCCGTCACCGCCGTCCTGAGCGCCCTCGCGCTGGGCGGCCATGCTCCGGGCCACTCCCACCGCCGCGACCACCGCCCGCGCCGCGCCTACTGGGATCTGCACTGGAACCCGCACCCGGTTCCGCACTCCTGGTGCGCCCGCGGGGCCCGTGCCCCGTTCCCCGGCCGGTAG